The following is a genomic window from Candidatus Vondammii sp. HM_W22.
AATCTGAGTGCGCTCGCTCGGGTATCCTGTCTCTTTTTCAACAATCGAGGCGAGAATCAGGGCCTCATAGGGGGTTTTTAATGGCACCCCTTTCTCTCTCTTTTCCCACTCCTTTTTTAACCGCTGATCCATTGCCTTATACGCCCGGTTAAGGAATGATATATCGCTAGTTCCCCGTGGAAACTGGTAGGTATCTGGGAGAAATCGCCCTTCTGGATGTTCATCAGGGTGACCGAGGCGTTGCATAACCTGATCATCTGAAAGCCCTTCCAGGGTCTGCTTCAACGCTGACTGTTGCCTGATGGCAGAGAGCACCTGCAGAAAATTCCATCCCTCGACAAGCGTGAGTGTATAGCTGGTGACGCTACCCGATACCAGCAGTGCCAGTAATGCGTTTGGCGTCATACCTGATTGCAGATGGTATTCACCCGCTTTTATTTTTGCGGCACTCCCTTGCCAGCGGGCAAGCAGTCGAAAATAGAGTTTACTATCAACCATGCCCTTGTCCATCAGATCGCGAGCTAGGCCAGATAATGAAGTACCCGGCTCCAGAAGGTAATAGACCCCCTCCTTCGACAACTTCATCGGGGTATTTGCAAACTGCTTGAACTCCATCACGAACCAAGCGATGAGGAGACTTACAGTAATAATCAGCAATCCAGCTATTCTGTTCAACATTGGAGTTTTACATTG
Proteins encoded in this region:
- the mltG gene encoding endolytic transglycosylase MltG, with product MLNRIAGLLIITVSLLIAWFVMEFKQFANTPMKLSKEGVYYLLEPGTSLSGLARDLMDKGMVDSKLYFRLLARWQGSAAKIKAGEYHLQSGMTPNALLALLVSGSVTSYTLTLVEGWNFLQVLSAIRQQSALKQTLEGLSDDQVMQRLGHPDEHPEGRFLPDTYQFPRGTSDISFLNRAYKAMDQRLKKEWEKREKGVPLKTPYEALILASIVEKETGYPSERTQIAGVFTRRLRKEMKLQTDPTVIYGMGEAYDGNIRRRDLKRDTPYNTYVHKGLPPTPISMPGGDAIHAVMHPGKGKSLYFVAKSGGQHYFSNTLREHNNAVRKYQLKR